One segment of Nakamurella flava DNA contains the following:
- a CDS encoding PadR family transcriptional regulator has translation MSVSRTLLALLESTPRHGYDLKRAHDDLFRADRPLAYGQVYATLARLLKNGLVTAEGTAAGEGPDRKLYAITDAGVSDIDAWLTSPEKPSEYLQNTLYTKVVLALLSDRNADQVLDAQRREHLTAMRQYTRRKESGDLADQLICDHALFHLEADLRWLDLTAARLAELREQVAR, from the coding sequence ATGTCGGTCTCCCGAACACTCCTGGCCCTGCTGGAGAGCACTCCGCGGCACGGTTACGACCTCAAGCGCGCGCACGACGATCTGTTCCGGGCGGACCGCCCGCTGGCCTATGGCCAGGTCTACGCGACGCTGGCCCGGCTGCTGAAGAACGGTCTGGTGACGGCGGAGGGCACGGCGGCGGGCGAGGGGCCGGACCGCAAGCTCTACGCCATCACCGACGCCGGGGTCAGCGACATCGACGCGTGGCTGACCTCGCCGGAGAAGCCGAGCGAGTACCTGCAGAACACCCTGTACACGAAGGTGGTGTTGGCCCTGCTGTCCGACCGGAACGCCGACCAGGTGCTGGACGCGCAGCGGCGCGAACACCTGACGGCCATGCGCCAGTACACCCGCCGCAAGGAGTCCGGCGACCTGGCCGACCAGCTCATCTGCGACCACGCCCTGTTCCACCTGGAGGCGGACCTGCGGTGGCTCGACCTCACCGCCGCCCGGTTGGCCGAGCTGCGCGAGCAGGTCGCCCGATGA
- a CDS encoding RNA polymerase sigma factor — MADRATFSTLVRDRAPAWRRTAYLICGNWAQAEDLTQSVLLRMYLKWPSIDPNGIDAYARVAIARLAVDESRRPHRRREVSSGQLPDRGADYASPDEAMDVRRALTGLPRGQRATLVLRYYAGFSVAETAAALGITEGTVKSQTAKGIAALRERLSAAPAGETEGRGPR; from the coding sequence ATGGCCGATCGCGCGACGTTCTCGACGCTGGTCCGCGACCGTGCGCCGGCCTGGCGACGCACGGCGTACCTGATTTGCGGGAACTGGGCCCAGGCCGAGGACCTCACGCAAAGCGTGCTGCTGCGGATGTACCTGAAGTGGCCGTCCATCGACCCGAACGGCATCGACGCCTACGCCCGGGTGGCCATCGCCCGGTTGGCCGTCGACGAGTCCCGGCGACCCCACCGACGCCGCGAGGTCAGCAGTGGACAACTGCCGGATCGCGGCGCCGACTACGCCTCTCCCGACGAGGCGATGGATGTGCGCCGGGCGCTGACGGGCCTGCCCCGGGGCCAGCGGGCCACGCTGGTCCTCCGCTACTACGCCGGCTTCTCGGTCGCCGAGACGGCCGCCGCCCTCGGCATCACCGAGGGCACCGTCAAATCACAGACCGCCAAGGGCATCGCCGCGCTGCGCGAACGACTGAGCGCCGCACCGGCGGGGGAGACCGAAGGGAGGGGACCACGATGA